In Salinibaculum sp. SYNS191, the genomic window GGAGACGATCGCCGTGCCGACCGACGTGACCGACGAGACAGACGTCGAGGCGCTGGTCGAAGCGGCAATCGACCGCTTCGGGCAGTTGGACGTGGTCGTCAACAGCGCCGGGACGGGACAGGAGAAGGGCCTCGCTATCGAGGAGTACGACACCGAACAGTACCGGACGGTAATGGGCGTCAACACCGACGGGCTGTTTTTCACCTCGCGGGCGGCGGTTCCCCACCTCCGGGAGACGGACGGCATTCTGATTTTTGTCGGGAGTCTGGCCGGGCAGTACCCCCGTCCAGGGAACCCGATGTATGCCGCCTCGAAGTGGTGGACGCGGGGGTTCGCGCTGAGTCTCGCCGGACAGGTAGGCGAGGACGACGTCGGCGTGACAATCGTGAACCCGACCGAGGTGCGCACGGAGTTCGCCAAGGAGTTCCGGGACGAACTCTCGAAAGACCAGTTCGACCCCGGTGAGGTCACAGAACCCGAGGAAGTGGCCGAGGCAATCGCCTTCGCTGCCCGCCAAGAGCCGCCGAACACGGTGGCCGAACTCGACCTCTACCGACGCGATGTGCTGACCGACCTCTGATAGGGACGGTGACCACGGCCGACCGCCAGTGAGTCCGGCCACCGACACCTATACGTACCAGAGCGTGGTCGGACCCGGTATGGTCAACGTCCCCGACGAGTACCAGTCACTGATTGCGGGTGGCGTCTACGGCACGATTGGCACGCTCGACGGTGACGGCGCGCCGCTGATGACTCCAATCTGGGTCGACTACGACCCCGAGCGGAACCAGTTTCTCGTCAACACCGTCCCCGGCCGGGAGAAGGAGCAACACCTCCGCCGGAACCCAGCCGTCGCGCTGACCTACGTCCACGAAGACGACGAGCGGCGGTATCTCTCGGTGCAAGGTGAGGCCGTCGAGTTCGTCACTGAAGGAGCTATCGACCACTACAACCGATTGGCCGAGACGCTCCTCGGGGAAGAGAACTTCTACGAGCGACGCTACGAGGAAGATATCGGGCGAGTCATCGTCAGAATCGAGCCGTCAGCGGTTTACTCGCGCTGAGGACGGCGGGGAGTTCGTTCGACAGCAGTCACCGGACGACGTAGAGATTGCCGTCCCGCTCGACGACGTCGAACGTCGGGAGTTTCATCGACGGGTCCGCGAGGTGTTCACCCGTCGTGATGTCGTACTCCCAGCCGTGCCACGGACAGCAGACGACTTCGCCGCGCTTGTCGTAGGTGAGTTTGCCGTCCTCGGTTTCGGTCACTCGCCCGGAGATACGCCCGCCACAGCCCGGTCCGCCTTGGTGCACACAGTAGTTCGCCAGCGCGTAGAACTCGCCGTCGACGTTGAAGACGCCGACTTCCAGTCCGTCGAGGTCTATCATCGCCCGCTCACCGGGCGGTAACTCCTCGACCGCTACGACGAAGTGGTGGTCGTCGGGCAAGTCCGCGTCGGTAGTGTTGTCTCCCTCGCTCATAGTCAGAAGTCGAAAACCTCCATCGCGGTCCCGCCGTAGATGTTGTTCAGCGCTTCCTCCCCGAACTCAGCGCGAATCGTCCGGACGAGGTCGTCGGTGTAATCGAAGTCCGGATGCGGGTAGTCCGAAGAGAACATAAGGTTCGTCTGTCCGTCGAACAGGTCGATAATCGACGCGACGTACTCGGGGTCGTCGGCACCTTCGACGGGTTGGCTCGTGAAGTAGAACTGGTCGTAGACGTACTCACTGGGCTTTTTCTTCAGTTTGGG contains:
- a CDS encoding Rieske (2Fe-2S) protein, encoding MSEGDNTTDADLPDDHHFVVAVEELPPGERAMIDLDGLEVGVFNVDGEFYALANYCVHQGGPGCGGRISGRVTETEDGKLTYDKRGEVVCCPWHGWEYDITTGEHLADPSMKLPTFDVVERDGNLYVVR
- a CDS encoding SDR family oxidoreductase, which encodes MVAEKPLATQTALVTGASAGIGRETAKTLAGDGANVVLAARRERRLLSIASDIEAEHGVETIAVPTDVTDETDVEALVEAAIDRFGQLDVVVNSAGTGQEKGLAIEEYDTEQYRTVMGVNTDGLFFTSRAAVPHLRETDGILIFVGSLAGQYPRPGNPMYAASKWWTRGFALSLAGQVGEDDVGVTIVNPTEVRTEFAKEFRDELSKDQFDPGEVTEPEEVAEAIAFAARQEPPNTVAELDLYRRDVLTDL
- a CDS encoding pyridoxamine 5'-phosphate oxidase family protein, which produces MVNVPDEYQSLIAGGVYGTIGTLDGDGAPLMTPIWVDYDPERNQFLVNTVPGREKEQHLRRNPAVALTYVHEDDERRYLSVQGEAVEFVTEGAIDHYNRLAETLLGEENFYERRYEEDIGRVIVRIEPSAVYSR